In the Natronolimnobius baerhuensis genome, one interval contains:
- a CDS encoding carbohydrate ABC transporter permease, with amino-acid sequence MATESESGGTDSDEGILIGGDSETERGRSGNAVINWMENLSEAAYAYLLLIPAFALLALIAFYPLVMTFVMSLREDRTRGLEPLGGFVGVENYVDILTGNARLARQFMDVTLSTSFPFLEFGVPLLQQALFVTLGFAVISVILETVIGFGQAYVLDQDFRGRRWVRVAIILPWAVPIVIQGMIFFLLFQPTVGFGSDLMQWLGIFGADPLADSQDSFIIILVADIWKSAAFMALLILAGLQSVDRSLYDVARVAGASPWQRFKTITLPLVMPALLVAMLFRTMDAMRVYGLIESTAGCTTVPSLTCLVVEAMFGGTRIYATAAAVAFMTALVIGLIISVYVFFFRDTEGGLY; translated from the coding sequence ATGGCAACTGAATCTGAGAGCGGCGGAACCGACAGTGACGAGGGGATTCTGATCGGCGGCGACAGCGAAACCGAACGCGGGCGCAGCGGCAACGCCGTCATCAACTGGATGGAAAATCTGAGCGAGGCCGCCTACGCCTACCTGCTCTTGATCCCCGCGTTCGCCCTGCTCGCGCTGATTGCGTTCTACCCGCTGGTGATGACGTTCGTCATGTCCCTGCGCGAGGACCGCACCCGCGGCCTCGAGCCACTCGGCGGCTTCGTCGGCGTCGAAAACTACGTCGACATCCTCACCGGGAACGCCCGCCTTGCCCGGCAGTTCATGGACGTGACGCTGTCGACGTCGTTTCCCTTCCTCGAGTTTGGCGTGCCGTTGCTCCAGCAGGCGCTGTTCGTCACGCTCGGCTTTGCCGTGATCAGTGTCATCCTCGAGACGGTGATCGGCTTCGGGCAGGCGTACGTGCTGGATCAGGACTTTCGCGGGCGGCGCTGGGTGCGGGTTGCGATTATCCTCCCGTGGGCGGTGCCAATCGTGATTCAGGGGATGATCTTCTTCCTGTTGTTCCAGCCGACGGTCGGCTTCGGGAGCGACCTGATGCAGTGGCTCGGCATTTTCGGTGCCGATCCGCTCGCGGACAGCCAGGACTCGTTCATCATCATCCTCGTCGCGGATATCTGGAAGTCAGCGGCGTTCATGGCGCTCCTGATTCTGGCGGGCCTCCAGAGCGTCGACCGCAGCCTGTACGATGTCGCACGCGTTGCGGGCGCGTCGCCGTGGCAGCGATTCAAAACGATCACGCTGCCGCTGGTGATGCCAGCCTTGCTCGTCGCAATGTTGTTCCGCACGATGGACGCAATGCGCGTCTACGGGCTGATCGAATCGACCGCGGGCTGTACGACCGTCCCGTCGCTAACCTGTCTCGTCGTCGAGGCGATGTTCGGCGGGACCCGAATCTACGCCACCGCGGCGGCAGTTGCGTTCATGACTGCACTCGTGATCGGCCTGATCATCTCGGTGTACGTGTTCTTCTTCCGTGACACCGAGGGAGGGCTCTACTGA
- the trmB gene encoding HTH-type sugar sensing transcriptional regulator TrmB — protein sequence MASDELRTTVERVGDRFNLGEYEIDAYLTVLEQGQLTASEIADRTEIPQPRVYDTVRSLSDRGLVELRESRPMKVVALDPGDAFNDVQSSLEQMIDELEARYTAPARETEAVSLVKSRSTILRYLEEVITEAEYELSLSLTPDLLVRFEDELAVAVDDGVSIDLIVTPASEAPSSEEFNYLSVATTARARRGITTPVVAVADGNYSIYATQDALRDDQDRYGVIFNRSALGFLVSGFFGTVLWTTAEETLCEDGSNRGYPRKYATIRRCVKDIIDDGGEFYATIDGRDVEVGGSRIVRGRVMDVSFEVSEEVAALTLETESGEELTIGGRVAALEDIEAHEIHIGRHEPPVIDD from the coding sequence ATGGCATCTGATGAGCTTCGAACAACGGTCGAACGCGTCGGCGACCGGTTTAACCTCGGCGAATACGAGATCGACGCCTACCTCACCGTCCTCGAGCAGGGACAACTGACGGCGAGTGAAATCGCGGACCGAACCGAGATTCCACAACCGCGTGTCTACGATACCGTCCGCAGTCTCAGTGATCGTGGCCTCGTCGAACTCCGTGAATCCCGCCCGATGAAAGTCGTCGCGCTCGATCCCGGCGATGCGTTCAACGACGTCCAGAGTTCTCTCGAGCAGATGATCGACGAACTCGAGGCCCGCTACACGGCACCCGCTCGCGAAACAGAAGCCGTCTCGCTGGTCAAATCCCGCTCGACAATTCTGCGCTATCTCGAGGAGGTCATCACCGAGGCGGAGTACGAACTCTCGCTCTCGCTGACGCCTGACCTCCTCGTTCGATTCGAAGACGAACTTGCTGTCGCGGTCGACGACGGCGTCAGTATCGACCTCATCGTCACGCCAGCTTCGGAAGCACCGTCGTCGGAGGAGTTCAACTACCTCTCAGTCGCGACGACCGCTCGAGCGCGTCGCGGGATCACGACGCCGGTCGTCGCCGTCGCTGACGGAAACTACTCGATTTACGCGACCCAGGACGCACTTCGCGACGATCAGGACCGCTACGGCGTCATCTTCAACCGCTCGGCGCTTGGTTTTCTCGTCTCCGGCTTCTTCGGCACTGTCCTTTGGACCACCGCAGAGGAAACGCTCTGTGAGGACGGCTCGAACCGTGGCTACCCCCGCAAGTATGCGACGATCCGACGCTGTGTCAAAGACATCATCGACGACGGCGGCGAGTTCTACGCGACCATCGATGGCCGCGACGTCGAAGTCGGCGGTTCGCGCATCGTGCGCGGGCGCGTGATGGACGTTTCCTTCGAAGTCAGCGAAGAGGTTGCTGCACTCACCCTCGAGACCGAGTCTGGCGAAGAACTGACCATCGGCGGCCGCGTGGCCGCACTCGAGGATATCGAAGCTCACGAGATTCACATCGGCCGCCACGAACCGCCGGTGATTGACGACTAA
- a CDS encoding extracellular solute-binding protein → MGHDRQGRGRVVSARASVGDWSRRQYLTAASTSAVLGSVGLAGCLGGARDENTIVMSGDTDFEGAMDGEDAETSIQEALWDAGLDESITVDVQASVDDTDQRMQNYQSTLQAGRSPPDIFMMDSGWTLPFILREQTTSMTEVLPDDVLSRVENDYLEASLETARHPVTGDLHAIPLFPDFGLMQYRRDLVEDAGYDTSEWDTDPPTWQEFAEAAADARDEAGIEYGFTTQAAAYEGLACCTFNEVMTTWGGAYFGGTETLFEAGDRPITVDSEPVLESVRMMRSFIFGDDASDTLDGYPQIAPSTIVQWTEEESLGPFASGESVMHRNWPFSIMDLGAEDEFGEDLGVMAMPYAISPEEAEFEGTGGSANALGGWHLTLNPNTDRTEMAVEVLEAFTQEEVMLTIFELLGYIPPEVELVADADPDEVGPVARYGEQIQQAADNAIPRPVTDIWPEQASVIAQEINAAYRGAKTPEAALGDLSDRLERSEVDVEGQNGN, encoded by the coding sequence ATGGGCCATGATAGGCAGGGACGAGGGCGTGTTGTGTCTGCTCGGGCCAGTGTCGGAGACTGGTCCCGTCGCCAGTACCTCACGGCGGCGTCGACCTCGGCAGTACTCGGCAGCGTTGGACTCGCTGGCTGTCTCGGTGGCGCACGCGATGAGAATACGATTGTGATGAGCGGCGATACCGACTTCGAGGGCGCTATGGACGGTGAAGACGCCGAGACGTCCATTCAGGAGGCGCTCTGGGATGCTGGCCTCGACGAGTCGATCACCGTCGATGTTCAGGCCAGCGTCGATGACACCGACCAGCGCATGCAAAACTACCAGTCGACGCTCCAGGCCGGGCGCTCCCCGCCCGATATCTTCATGATGGACAGCGGCTGGACGCTCCCGTTTATCCTGCGCGAGCAGACGACCAGCATGACCGAGGTCCTCCCCGACGACGTCCTCTCGCGCGTCGAAAACGACTATCTCGAGGCCTCACTCGAGACGGCGCGCCATCCAGTAACCGGCGACCTGCACGCGATCCCGCTCTTTCCGGACTTCGGCTTGATGCAGTATCGACGCGATTTGGTCGAAGATGCCGGCTACGACACGAGTGAGTGGGATACCGACCCGCCCACCTGGCAGGAGTTCGCCGAGGCCGCAGCCGACGCCCGTGACGAGGCCGGCATCGAGTACGGCTTTACGACGCAGGCGGCCGCCTACGAAGGGCTCGCCTGCTGTACGTTCAATGAGGTGATGACGACCTGGGGCGGCGCGTACTTCGGCGGCACCGAGACCCTCTTCGAGGCCGGCGACCGGCCGATCACTGTCGACTCCGAACCCGTTCTCGAGTCGGTTCGGATGATGCGCTCGTTTATCTTCGGCGATGACGCGTCGGATACCCTCGACGGCTACCCCCAGATCGCGCCGTCGACAATCGTCCAGTGGACCGAAGAGGAGTCACTCGGCCCGTTTGCCTCCGGCGAGTCCGTCATGCACCGCAACTGGCCGTTCTCGATCATGGATCTTGGCGCTGAAGACGAGTTCGGCGAGGACTTAGGCGTCATGGCGATGCCGTATGCGATCTCGCCTGAGGAGGCCGAGTTCGAGGGCACCGGCGGTTCGGCCAACGCACTCGGCGGCTGGCACCTCACGCTCAACCCCAACACCGACCGAACCGAGATGGCCGTCGAGGTCCTCGAGGCGTTCACCCAAGAAGAGGTCATGCTGACGATTTTCGAGTTACTGGGGTACATCCCGCCGGAAGTCGAACTGGTCGCAGACGCTGACCCGGACGAGGTCGGCCCCGTCGCGCGCTACGGCGAACAGATCCAGCAGGCTGCGGACAACGCGATTCCGCGCCCAGTCACCGACATCTGGCCCGAACAGGCGTCGGTCATCGCCCAAGAAATTAACGCCGCCTACCGCGGCGCAAAGACACCCGAGGCGGCACTCGGCGACCTGAGCGACCGCCTCGAGCGAAGCGAGGTCGACGTGGAGGGTCAGAATGGCAACTGA